The sequence AACCTGAATGCATCATCTCTAAGCTTAACCACGCTTCAATCGCACCACACGCACCAAGCGTATGACCAAAGTAGCTTTTCAATGAACTGATTGGCACTTCACCGAAAATGTTCGCCGTCGCATTACTTTCTGCAATATCGCCTTTTTCCGTCGCAGTTCCGTGCGCAGAAACATAACCGATTTTTTCTGCCGGAAGTTGCGCATCTTTCAGAGCTTTTTCCATGCAGATTTGCATGGTTTCCATCTGAGGTTGGGTCACATGAGCAGCATCGCAGTTACTGGCAAAGCCGATGATCTCAGCGTAGATCTTTGCACCACGAGCCACGGCATGTTCATACTCTTCAAGAACAAGCGTGCCGGCACCTTCACCGATAACGAGGCCATCGCGTTCGCTGTCGTAAGGACTAGGGGATTTTTCTGGCGTGTCGTTTTTTAAACTGGTAGCAAAAAGGGTATCGAAAACGGCAGACTCAGTTGGGCATAGCTCTTCACCACCACCGGCAACCATCACGGTTTGGTAGCCGTGTTTGATCGCTTCATAGGCGTAACCGATCGCTTGGCTTCCTGAAGTACAGGCACTGCTGGTGGGAATCACGCGACCGCGTAGGCCAAAGAACAGTCCTACGTTGACCGCAGCAGTGTGTGGCATCATTTGAACGTAGGTGGTTGCTGTGATGGCTCGTGTTGATTTCTCGTTAAGCATCACACCGAACGCACCAACCGCATCGGTACTGCCGGTTGAAGAGCCGTAAGCAATGCCTGTTTCGCCGTTGGTCAAAATGTTGTGACCAATTAGACCGGCTTGCTCTAATGCGTTTTCTGTCGCAACAGTTGCTAGACGAGACACACGTCCCATGCCACGAACCTGTTTGCGCTTGTAGTGTTTTGGCAGTTGGAAGTCATCAACGGGTGCAGCAAGTTTCGTGTTGAGGCCATCATATTGCTCAAAGCTTGGCATATATTGAGTCGCATTTTCACACGCTTTCAATTTTGGTTCGATGTGCTGCCAATCATTACCAAAGGCAGTAACACCTGACATGCCAGTTA is a genomic window of Vibrio sp. FE10 containing:
- a CDS encoding beta-ketoacyl-ACP synthase, with the translated sequence MTRRVVVTGMSGVTAFGNDWQHIEPKLKACENATQYMPSFEQYDGLNTKLAAPVDDFQLPKHYKRKQVRGMGRVSRLATVATENALEQAGLIGHNILTNGETGIAYGSSTGSTDAVGAFGVMLNEKSTRAITATTYVQMMPHTAAVNVGLFFGLRGRVIPTSSACTSGSQAIGYAYEAIKHGYQTVMVAGGGEELCPTESAVFDTLFATSLKNDTPEKSPSPYDSERDGLVIGEGAGTLVLEEYEHAVARGAKIYAEIIGFASNCDAAHVTQPQMETMQICMEKALKDAQLPAEKIGYVSAHGTATEKGDIAESNATANIFGEVPISSLKSYFGHTLGACGAIEAWLSLEMMHSGWFSPTLNLENIDERCGKLDYITGSGRELDVKYLMSNNFAFGGINTSIIFKKI